One Blastocatellia bacterium DNA window includes the following coding sequences:
- a CDS encoding cysteine dioxygenase family protein: protein MSEPDCITVDQLVNGVHQRLHAGQPDQVTEYLHASRICLESLAPYIHFRDAHYSRNLIFKDEQFELLLLCWGIGHRSWIHNHRGQHCWMAVVDGRLVVRNYRRLGCDQHARTLQLEPLAELLLSPGGLAKVDPDEPVHVVWNPAEFNQPAMSLHVYARPFDSCVVYDDEQGLCRDITLFYTSEYGVVTERHTGGRRLSELPACQCRLTPAEQAAHCGVIASRSSSLTHFSGGTSG, encoded by the coding sequence ATGAGCGAGCCGGACTGTATCACCGTTGATCAATTGGTCAATGGCGTACACCAGCGGTTGCACGCTGGTCAGCCTGATCAAGTCACCGAGTATCTCCACGCCAGCCGTATCTGCCTCGAGAGCCTTGCCCCGTACATTCATTTCCGCGACGCGCACTATTCACGAAATCTGATCTTCAAAGACGAGCAGTTTGAGCTGCTGCTGCTATGCTGGGGCATTGGCCATCGCAGTTGGATACACAATCATCGTGGTCAGCACTGCTGGATGGCCGTTGTGGACGGCCGGCTTGTGGTGCGCAATTACAGGCGACTCGGCTGTGATCAACACGCGCGTACGCTGCAACTGGAGCCGCTCGCAGAGCTGTTGCTCTCGCCGGGCGGCTTGGCCAAGGTAGACCCTGACGAGCCTGTTCATGTCGTCTGGAATCCGGCCGAATTTAATCAACCGGCCATGAGCCTTCATGTGTATGCCCGACCGTTTGATTCCTGCGTTGTTTATGATGATGAGCAGGGTCTGTGTCGTGACATCACCTTGTTCTACACGAGCGAGTATGGCGTGGTCACCGAACGGCACACCGGAGGCCGCCGGTTATCAGAGTTGCCGGCATGCCAATGCCGATTGACGCCGGCGGAACAAGCCGCGCATTGTGGCGTCATTGCATCGCGATCAAGTTCACTCACTCATTTTTCAGGAGGTACTTCAGGATGA